AGAATTCAGAACATGCGCAAACGGTCATCAATATTCAGGTGACTACTGTCCTTATTGTCCGGCTGAAGACCGGCTTAGCGGAATCCCCACGGTAGTGGAAGAGAGACCGGCACCTTTGTCAGAAGACAGAACCGTTATCGAAAAAAGTGGTCCTTCCGTCTCCGCCTACCAATCCTCTTCATCATCTCCTTCACTGGGTGACAGAACCGAAATCGTAACCCCGTCAAAGCAACCATTGCCCGGGCAGCCAATGCTTGCACCACTCGGCAGCGAAAAAGTGAATCCGGCAGGAAGAAAAATAGTCGGTTTTCTCGTCAGTTACGACATAGATCCCCTTGGAATGGTTTACAATTTGTATGAAGGAAGAAATCTCATAGGCAGAATTCATCCGGCATCGGTTCTCATTCCAAACTCGAGTGTTAGTGACAAACACGCCCTGATACTTTACAGAGACGAAAAATTTTATCTTGCGGACGAACTCTCGACAAACGGTACCTTTGTTAATGGTGAGATGATCGAAGAAAAAGTGAAGCTCGCTGACCGTGACGAGGTAAAATTTGGAGAAATAAAAACAAGATTCATCATTATTTAGTCTGAACAGGCAGTTCAAACTTTTTATCGATAAATTGAGAAAGAACTTAAGATGAAAAAAGTAATTCATTCTGTTTTTGCAAGGGCATTGTTTTCAAATCTGCTGTTTGCCGTTCTTCTTCTCTCAGCACCATTTCAGGCAGATGGACAGGGATTGAATGCAAGATACATCAAGAGCAACACAAAGGAGTTTCCGAGGAACACCCTCACTTCGCTGCTCGTGTACGACAATTATGGAGTTGCGGTAAAGGGACTCGACAAGGGAAACTTCACTGCATTTCTCGACGGCAAGGAAGGAAAGATCAACTCGGTTTCCACCCTGGCAGCCACGGGTAAAGGAATATACACAGTCCTATGCATCGATGTATCGGGTTCAATGAAGGGGAAGCCGATAGAGGATTCGAAAGCCGCGGTATTGCGGTTTATCAATGAACTCGGTGACAAGGATTATCTCGCCATTTACAGTTACGGCGAGGATGCCAATCTGGTCGCAGATTTCAGTAACGACAAAGGTTATCTCTCTGATCAGGTGAAGAAACTTGCAGCAAGAGATCCACACACCTCCCTCTTCTATGGAGCCAACAAAGGACTTGAGAAACTCCGTGACAAAGCAAAAGCAGATGAACCGGTAAATCTTATAATCATTGGTGACGGCAACAACGACAGTCCCAATGGTGCTTACTCGATTGATGATGTAATCTCCAAAGCAAAAGAAATTGGTGTGCCCGTTTTTACTTTTGGTTACACTTCCGCTGACAGAATTTCCCTCCAGAACCTTGAGAAAATAGGAAATGAAACAGGCGGCAGATATTATGATTCCCCGGGGAAGGAACAGCTTGATGAAAACTTTAAAAAGATGCGTGACAACATCATGAATATCTACATCCTTTCCTATGCGGTCTATGATCTCGAGGGAAAAGGACAGGATGCCAATGGAGTCTATACTGTAAAAAAAGACCCGCTCAAAAGTGAAGTGACCGGAAAGGTCAACCTGCCCCCTTCAAAAGCCGCCGCAAAACCGGAGGACAGCACCGAATTCCCTCTGCTTTATGTATTGATTGCTGCAGGGGCGCTTCTTCTTGTTGGTGGAATAGTGCTTATAGTTACTAGTTCGAACAAGAAAAAACGACAGGAAGCCGAAAGACGCCGCCGTCAGGAAGAGGAAGCTGAAGCAGCAAAACTCGCTTTACAGAGAGAAAAAGAGGAGTTTGAGAAGGCAAAATCACCCGTCGAAACTCCGGTTCGTCCCGTTTCAACTTCGGGGAGAACCATGGTGGAGGAACCGTTCGCACCTACTGTAACCGAACAGGGTGACGCCGGCAGAACTGTGATAGTAAGACCCGGTCAGGGATCGGCAGGCGTTTCCACACTCTATATGGATGTAAAAGTTGGGGAACTTGCCGGACAACAGTTTACAGTCACAAAATCAGGAGCCATTGTCGGCAGATCGCAGGCTGATGCCACTTTGGTGCTGCCTGTATCAACTGTATCAAAAAGACATGCAAAAATTTCCTGGACAAATGCCGGCTTCGTAATAGAAGACCTTAATTCATCGAACGGTGTCTTTGTGAATATGAACAGGATAACAGGACCCGTGCTGATTTCAGACGGAAATTCATTTAAGATTGGTGGCTGCGAAGGTCACTTCAGACTAAAATAGCCGGGAAAAGGAAATGGCAGATAAAATTAAACTCGAGTTTGGGAACAGATCTGATGTCGGTCAGGTAAGAAAGGCGAATGAAGACTATTTCGGCTACTACAGCGGTGTATTTGGCGAACTCTTCATTGTTTGTGATGGCATGGGCGGGTACAAAGGAGGCAAGGTTGCTTCCACTACCGCAGTTGAAGCCATAAAGAAGCACTTCGAGGGAGTGAAACCGGGTGCCGACCTCAGAATGGAGCTCTTCAATTCCCTGAAACTTGCTGACAGAGAGATTTCCGTCAAAGCGGAAGAAGACCCTGAACTCGGAAGAATGGGCTCGACTGCAGTGGTTGTGCTTATTAACAACAATCACCTCTATTTTGCGCACATCGGAGACAGCAGAATATACCGCATCCGTGATGATGAGATAGAGAGACTGACACGGGATCATTCTCTTGTGCAGGAGATGGTTGACAGTAAAATTATCACCGAGGAGCAGGCTGAACATCACCCACAAAAAAATGTAATTCTTCGCTCTCTTGGTCCCAACGGCAACTCTGAACCGCAGGTCGATCCCAGGGATGAGGTGTTGTTTAAGGATGATTTCATTGTCCTCTGCTCGGATGGATTGACGGGTCATGTGGAAGACAGGGAGATCAGGGATATTGTGCTGAAGAATCCTCCCATCGAAGCATGTAACAAACTTGTGAATCTTGCAAATGAGCGTGGTGGCAAGGACAACATTACAGTTCAGGTTATCAAAGTCGCTGACGGGAAAAAGAAGGCTGCAAGTCTGAAGGACAAGGCAAAAATCACACAGGCAGGGATAGTTGCAGGTGTTGCGCTGCTGGTGCTGATTCTGTGGTATGTCTTAAGCAACTTTAATCAGAAAGTTGAGATTCCCGAATCAAAGGAAACTGTAAAAACGGCACAAGACACAGCACAAGCGAAAAACCCCGCTGACACTTCCGGTCAGTCAGATAATAAACGGGAAGACAAAAAGACGGACAAAACTGATACCAAACAAGGCAATGGAAACTAACCCAACGACAAAGATTTTATGTTTACAGAAAACCAGATAATAAAAGACGAATACAGAATAATCCGTAAAATCGGTGAAGGCGGAATGGGTACGGTATATCTTGCCGAGGATATCCATATGCAGCAGGAAGTGGCGATAAAATTGCTGCATCCGGCACTTACCACTGATCCGGAAATCGTCGAAAGGTTTAAAACTGAAGCCAAGGCACAGTATAAACTGACACATCCGTATATCGTCAAACTTACCCGGCTGGTTCAGTATGGTGATGACTATTTCATCGTAATGGAATATGTTGATGGCATGACTCTTAAAGAGATGCTGCGGAAAACGGGACTGCTTCCGGAAGACAGGGCGCTGCCGATATTTCATAAAATTCTTCGCGGTCTTGCATATGCCCACTCACAAGGAATTATTCACCGTGACATAAAGCCCGGAAATATCATCATTGATGGTAAAAGCGGTAACCCGAAGATTACCGATTTTGGTATAGCCAAGATTCTTGGCGACAAGGGGATGACGCAGACAGGCACGAAACTCGGAACTGTCTACTACATGTCTCCCGAACAAATAAAGAACCCGAAGGCGGTCGATCAAAGAACGGATGTCTATTCGCTTGGTGTGACTCTCTACGAAATGTTGACCGGGAACCTCCCCTTCAACACGGGTCTGGATTCAGAGTATGATCTGATGAACGAGATCGTGAATACACCTATAAAAAACCCCCTGGACTACTATCCTCATATCTCTCCCGGCGTGGTAAAAATGATTTATCACATGACTGCCAAGGACAAATCAACGAGATTTGGTCATTGTGAGGAGTATATCGATTTTCATCTTCGAAATGCAAACGAAGATAAACAAACCCCGTCACAGAAGGTATCCAGCGGTTCAGCTTCATTTCTCCTTTTGCTTGCCCTTACAGCCGTTGTGGTTCTCCTCTTTATTTTTGGTAACGATCTTACCAAAATGATCAAAGGAGGTAAAATAGTGAAGGATACCGTTACGGTAAACAAGGACTCAATTGACAAGGTTGAGTTTGACAAACTGCAACGGGAAAAAGAGAAGATGAGAAGAGACAAGGAAGCGAAAGCTAAAAAAGATTCGATTGACGCCGCAAAGGCTGATACCGTGAAGAAGAAAAAACCGGCAGTCGATGAGGAGACAATTCCCCCCGACTCAACTCAAAATTGAGGTGGACAATGTTCGAAACTGTTGACAGAAAATATTATAATCATATCAGACTGGGAGCAATTGTTTTTGCAACAGTTGTAGTGCTTTTTCTCCTTGTCGATTACCTGGCATTTTCCTCGAAAGAGAAGGGAGTGGAGGCAGCTCTTAACCCTGCCGACTTGCAGGTTGTTCAGTTTACGGGAGATACTCTTGAAATATCCATTCCCATGATAGTAAAGAATAATCTTGCCCTCGCAATCACTCCGGGGCAATTTGATGTGAAATTCGGTGGCAAGAGTGTAATTCCTGATAAAGCCGATTTTTCAATAGGAGCCGGCGAGTCTGATACCATCAACATACCTCTGCTTTTTTTATTTAAAGGAAAAGACTCCCTGCATCAACCGCTGCCGCTGGAAATTTCACTGAAGACAGGAATTTTTTACAGGAGCTGGGATGTCTCTTATTCCGGAAAAATTTCACCCGAGTCGATACTCGGAAAAATAATGAGCGAGACAGGCAAAGCCTTTGCTGACGGAAGCCGGCATATCTCCGGTAAATTTAAGGAAACCGGGGGAAATGTGAAATCCACTATCACCGTTAAAAATCCTTTCCCCTATCCCGTCACCGTATCTTTCGATGGAAAACCGATTCTCAACACGGGGTCCAAAAAAGGGGTCTCTGCCTCCTCGACACCCGAGCCTGTAGTGGTTGCACCCGGGAAAAGTGAGGAAATAGTTCTGGTCTTTGCCCATAAACCTGAAAATAAATCTCCGGATAAGGGAAAAGAGAAAAAACAGACAAAAGGTTACCAAATAGGTGGCAATTTGATTATTAAAGTTCTTGATATGCAGGAAAAAAGAAGCAAAATGATCACTCTTGAGGAGGGGAACTAAAAAGTAACGGTTTTATCCGCCCAAACCACCATATTCAGACAATCCACCATGGTGGAAACGGGGCATGAAGTGGTATCCTCAAGTTGTCGTGATTTCAGGCAGGTGCCACATGCGAGAAGTTCACCGCCGAGAGAGACAAAGAGTTTAAGTTGTTCATCCACATTGTATTTTTCATGAGTAAGTCCCTCGCATTCTACAGCCTCACCCATCAGGAAAACTTTTGTTTCATGTCCTTGCTTCAATGAGGTAACCGCAAAACGGAAAGCATTCCACGCTTTTTCAAATTCTTTTGTTTCGATAATAATTCCGATTTTCATTTCTCTTCCGATCTAAAAAGTTATTCTTCGTCACTCAGTAAAAAATTATTGCTTATTGCCTTAAATGAGAATCTCTTCCCCGAAGTGGTTCTGAAAACCAGACCTTCGCGGTTTGCATCGGGATTCAGGGCAGATTTTCCGTTTGCCATTGTCAGTATTTCATCGACAGATTGAGGGAGTTGGAGCGCCTCCTCAATTACTGGGACGGTTGCCAGACCAAATTCATCGATTATCGATTTGAACGAAGGGTAGTCGAAATATTCATATTTATCGATATCGAAGGCATCGAAGAATTTTATGGTTTGCCCGCGAAGTCTGTAGATGTTTTTTTGTATCCCCTCACCGATAAGTTCACCCTGCAGGGCAATATTTCTTCCAAGGTTCCGAAGTTTGTTCTCGATGTCCAGCTCTTTAACGACACACCAGTAGGTGTTTTCGGGATTTTCGACCAGCTCGAGATTCCTTGAACAGATGCCAAACTGACCATCCTTAAGATAAATCGTAATCGAAGTACCATCCACTTTTTCGGTGACATAAAATAGTGAATCTTTATAGTTGGGAAGGGAATCGATGAGATTTTGAATTCTTTCTTCATCAGTCTTGCTAATGAAACCGGGGAATGGACCTTTAACCTCACCGGCGAGCTGGGCGGGAATCGGGGGCTCATACTTCAGGATGCCGAGAATATCAGTGACATCGGTTCCCGGAGGCGGCACTTCGGGATAACCGGGGAGTGATGAAACGGGGATGAGTAATCCCTGGCTTATTACGCCTCGCAATTTTATGGTTTTCAGTCTGAATCCCTCGGTACCGTCGGACATCTTTTTATAAGATGACTTGCGAAGGAACTCGAATTCCGGTTTTACGGGGAGGAAGGAATCAACTTCACAATAGATTGCCGGGTCTCCCGGTTTGAATTCATCTTTTTTGATGACGACTTTCCAGCCGAGAACCGAGGCGACCTGGATTCTGTCAGCACCTTCAATCGGCTGCACATCTGATATAATCTGAATTGTTGCAAGTTTTCTCATTCTATCCTGATTCCTTAAAAATTACCACTCTAATTTAAGCATCAATTCATTAAAAATGGATCAGAGCGGTCTTAAAACCGGAAAAAATTTTTCGCAAAAACAACCGGTTCATAAAACTCTGACCACCGTGTCAAAAGTGCATTCTCTCGTAAAATTTCCGTAAGTTTAAAGATACAATTTTTTGAAATCAGGAACAGTATTATGATATCAGATGCAATAAAACCCGCCGTAAGAACCGACAATATCACCTATGCGATCAGAGATATTTTACTTGTGGCAGATGAAGTGGCAAAAACAGGTAAAGAGATGCTTTATTTGAATATTGGTGACCCCAATATTTACGATTTTGAACCGCCCCGTCACCTGGTTGAGGCCTCTTACAGGGCAATGTTGATGAATAAAAATGGTTACGCCCCCTCTTCGGGTATAAAGGAAGCCGTTCAGGCAATCAGGGATGAAGGCGAAAAAAAAGGAATTAAAAACATCCGTGATGTCTTCGTTACACACGGAGCAAGTGAAGCCATAGATATTTGTCTGACGGCACTTGTAAACGATGGCGAGAATGTCCTCACTCCGACACCGGGATACCCCCTTTATACAGCGATTTCCGCGAAACTTTCCGCCTACGAAAATCCTTACTACCTTGATGAATCAAACGGATGGCAACCCGATATTGATGACATAAAGAAAAAAATAAACAGCAAGACAAAAGCGATTGTCCTCATTAATCCAAACAATCCGACAGGCTCTCTTTACAAAAAAGAGATTCTTGAAGAGATCATCAAGGTGGCTGAAGAGAACAATCTGGTGATTTTTGCCGACGAAATTTACGATAAACTCCTTTTCGATGGCCAGAAACACATTTCGATAGCATCGCTCAATTCGGTAGTTCCGATGATTACATTCGGCGGGCTTTCCAAGAATTACATGGTTCCCGGTTTCAGAATAGGCTGGGGAATTGTAAGCGGAAATGAAGCCAAACTGAAGGATTATCTTGGAGCCATAAACAGAATTTTAAGATCCAGGCTTTCGGCAAACCACCCTGAACAATACGGAATCAAGATAGCTCTTGAAGGTGACCAGTCACACCTCGTTGAAGCAATGAAAAAACTTCAGGTGAGAAGGGACATTACTTTTGAAATGTTGAATCAGGTTGAAGGAATCAGTTGCGTTAAACCTGAAGGTGCTTTTTACGCTTTCCCAAAGATCGAAACGGACAAGACAGACTTTGAATTTGTTACCGGCCTGATAAAAGAGACAGGTGTTGTTGTGGTACATGGCAGCGGATTTGGTCAGGTTCCGGGAACAAGACACTTCAGAGTGGTGTTTTTACCTGAGGATGATATATTGAGAAGAGCATATAAAAAGATTGGCGATTTCTACGGCAAGTTTGCTTAAAGTCTTTAATATATCTATATTTAAAGTTTGATTTATCGTACTTTCACGGACAAGTTTGGATAACATTAACATCACAATATTACCCGGTGGCACTACAATTGTCACCGAGCATGTACCTTATGTGCAGTCATTTTCGCTGGGCTTCTGGTACAATACGGGTTCATGTGATGAGACCATTGAAACGAGTGGCATCTCACATTTCCTCGAACATATGCTGTTTAAAGGCACAAAGCGGCGCACTGCAAAGAAGATATCCGACGATATCGAATCTCTCGGTGGTTACATCAATGCTTTTACAGCCAAAGAGCATACATGCTATTATGCCAGAGGGATGGCTTCCAATCTCGGGAAGACATTCGATGTAATAGCTGACATGGTGCAATATCCACTCATGCGTGAGAAGGATATCAAGAACGAGATTGGTGTTATTCTTGACGAGTTAAACGATTTAAATGACAATCCTGATGAACTGATCTTCGACAAATTCGAAGAGCTGGTTTTCCCGGGTCTGCCTCTTGGATACTCAATTTTGGGTTCAGAGCAGACCATTTCGTCGTTTAGTCATGATATGGTGAGTACACATCACGCTCATCACTATACACCGGGGAATCTGCTGATTTCCGCTTCGGGTAACATTACCCATGAACAGCTTGTGAAGCTGGCTCAGAAGCATCTGCACAAATCGACAATTCGTGCTGAAATAAAGAGGGATTACGCAGGAACTCATCCGGGTATCGAGCATGTGATGCTGAGAGAGACCGAGCAGGTTTATTCGATTATGGGAGCAAAAAGTGTCGGCTACAACAGCGGACAGAGGTTGCCTCTTAATATTCTTTCCCTGATTCTCGGGGAAGGAACGAGCAGCAGACTCTATCAGAACATAAGAGAAAAACTCGGAATTACATATCAGATTAACAGCTTTATCAATTTTTACAAAGATGCCTCTTCGTTTGGCATCTATTTCTCGACAAATACCGGGAATTTTGACAAAGCGATGAAGAATATAGAAAAAGAGCTCAACAAGTTCAGGGAAAGAGAAATCGATCCCCGTGAACTAAAAAGAGCAAAAGAGTATTTGAAAGGAAGCATCCTTCTGACACTCGAAAGCACTTCCAACAGAATGATCAGAATGGCCAATCTGTTACTGAATCACGGGAGAATAATCCCTGTTGAAGAAGTGATACAAAAAATTGATGCAGTAACGGCGGAAGAGATAAAAGTTCTTGCCGACGATCTGCTTAGATTCGAAAATTTTACAAAAGTGTTTATTAAACCGCAAACCAAACTGATAACTACCGCAGCATAGGAGAAGACCTGAATGGGAAAGTTTATTTTGGACGGACAGGAGATAGATTTTAAGCCGGGGCAAACGATAATTGAGGCGGCCAAGGAAGTCGGAGTGGATATACCCCACTTCTGCTGGCACCCTTCACTTACCGTATCCGGCAACTGTCGTGTTTGTTTAGTCGAAGTTGAAAGAATGCCAAAGCTCGCGATTGCATGTGCAACACAAGCTGCTGAAGGTATGGTTGTACATACAGAATCCACGAAAGCCCTCTCCGCCCGTCAGGCTGTTATGGAGTTCCTGCTTATAAATCACCCGCTTGATTGTCCTATTTGTGACGAAGCCGGTGAG
The nucleotide sequence above comes from Ignavibacteria bacterium. Encoded proteins:
- a CDS encoding FHA domain-containing protein is translated as MKTEFRTCANGHQYSGDYCPYCPAEDRLSGIPTVVEERPAPLSEDRTVIEKSGPSVSAYQSSSSSPSLGDRTEIVTPSKQPLPGQPMLAPLGSEKVNPAGRKIVGFLVSYDIDPLGMVYNLYEGRNLIGRIHPASVLIPNSSVSDKHALILYRDEKFYLADELSTNGTFVNGEMIEEKVKLADRDEVKFGEIKTRFIII
- a CDS encoding VWA domain-containing protein; the encoded protein is MKKVIHSVFARALFSNLLFAVLLLSAPFQADGQGLNARYIKSNTKEFPRNTLTSLLVYDNYGVAVKGLDKGNFTAFLDGKEGKINSVSTLAATGKGIYTVLCIDVSGSMKGKPIEDSKAAVLRFINELGDKDYLAIYSYGEDANLVADFSNDKGYLSDQVKKLAARDPHTSLFYGANKGLEKLRDKAKADEPVNLIIIGDGNNDSPNGAYSIDDVISKAKEIGVPVFTFGYTSADRISLQNLEKIGNETGGRYYDSPGKEQLDENFKKMRDNIMNIYILSYAVYDLEGKGQDANGVYTVKKDPLKSEVTGKVNLPPSKAAAKPEDSTEFPLLYVLIAAGALLLVGGIVLIVTSSNKKKRQEAERRRRQEEEAEAAKLALQREKEEFEKAKSPVETPVRPVSTSGRTMVEEPFAPTVTEQGDAGRTVIVRPGQGSAGVSTLYMDVKVGELAGQQFTVTKSGAIVGRSQADATLVLPVSTVSKRHAKISWTNAGFVIEDLNSSNGVFVNMNRITGPVLISDGNSFKIGGCEGHFRLK
- a CDS encoding Stp1/IreP family PP2C-type Ser/Thr phosphatase; the protein is MADKIKLEFGNRSDVGQVRKANEDYFGYYSGVFGELFIVCDGMGGYKGGKVASTTAVEAIKKHFEGVKPGADLRMELFNSLKLADREISVKAEEDPELGRMGSTAVVVLINNNHLYFAHIGDSRIYRIRDDEIERLTRDHSLVQEMVDSKIITEEQAEHHPQKNVILRSLGPNGNSEPQVDPRDEVLFKDDFIVLCSDGLTGHVEDREIRDIVLKNPPIEACNKLVNLANERGGKDNITVQVIKVADGKKKAASLKDKAKITQAGIVAGVALLVLILWYVLSNFNQKVEIPESKETVKTAQDTAQAKNPADTSGQSDNKREDKKTDKTDTKQGNGN
- a CDS encoding serine/threonine protein kinase — translated: MFTENQIIKDEYRIIRKIGEGGMGTVYLAEDIHMQQEVAIKLLHPALTTDPEIVERFKTEAKAQYKLTHPYIVKLTRLVQYGDDYFIVMEYVDGMTLKEMLRKTGLLPEDRALPIFHKILRGLAYAHSQGIIHRDIKPGNIIIDGKSGNPKITDFGIAKILGDKGMTQTGTKLGTVYYMSPEQIKNPKAVDQRTDVYSLGVTLYEMLTGNLPFNTGLDSEYDLMNEIVNTPIKNPLDYYPHISPGVVKMIYHMTAKDKSTRFGHCEEYIDFHLRNANEDKQTPSQKVSSGSASFLLLLALTAVVVLLFIFGNDLTKMIKGGKIVKDTVTVNKDSIDKVEFDKLQREKEKMRRDKEAKAKKDSIDAAKADTVKKKKPAVDEETIPPDSTQN
- a CDS encoding DsrE family protein is translated as MKIGIIIETKEFEKAWNAFRFAVTSLKQGHETKVFLMGEAVECEGLTHEKYNVDEQLKLFVSLGGELLACGTCLKSRQLEDTTSCPVSTMVDCLNMVVWADKTVTF
- a CDS encoding RNA ligase (ATP); translated protein: MRKLATIQIISDVQPIEGADRIQVASVLGWKVVIKKDEFKPGDPAIYCEVDSFLPVKPEFEFLRKSSYKKMSDGTEGFRLKTIKLRGVISQGLLIPVSSLPGYPEVPPPGTDVTDILGILKYEPPIPAQLAGEVKGPFPGFISKTDEERIQNLIDSLPNYKDSLFYVTEKVDGTSITIYLKDGQFGICSRNLELVENPENTYWCVVKELDIENKLRNLGRNIALQGELIGEGIQKNIYRLRGQTIKFFDAFDIDKYEYFDYPSFKSIIDEFGLATVPVIEEALQLPQSVDEILTMANGKSALNPDANREGLVFRTTSGKRFSFKAISNNFLLSDEE
- a CDS encoding aminotransferase class I/II-fold pyridoxal phosphate-dependent enzyme; protein product: MISDAIKPAVRTDNITYAIRDILLVADEVAKTGKEMLYLNIGDPNIYDFEPPRHLVEASYRAMLMNKNGYAPSSGIKEAVQAIRDEGEKKGIKNIRDVFVTHGASEAIDICLTALVNDGENVLTPTPGYPLYTAISAKLSAYENPYYLDESNGWQPDIDDIKKKINSKTKAIVLINPNNPTGSLYKKEILEEIIKVAEENNLVIFADEIYDKLLFDGQKHISIASLNSVVPMITFGGLSKNYMVPGFRIGWGIVSGNEAKLKDYLGAINRILRSRLSANHPEQYGIKIALEGDQSHLVEAMKKLQVRRDITFEMLNQVEGISCVKPEGAFYAFPKIETDKTDFEFVTGLIKETGVVVVHGSGFGQVPGTRHFRVVFLPEDDILRRAYKKIGDFYGKFA
- a CDS encoding insulinase family protein; the protein is MDNINITILPGGTTIVTEHVPYVQSFSLGFWYNTGSCDETIETSGISHFLEHMLFKGTKRRTAKKISDDIESLGGYINAFTAKEHTCYYARGMASNLGKTFDVIADMVQYPLMREKDIKNEIGVILDELNDLNDNPDELIFDKFEELVFPGLPLGYSILGSEQTISSFSHDMVSTHHAHHYTPGNLLISASGNITHEQLVKLAQKHLHKSTIRAEIKRDYAGTHPGIEHVMLRETEQVYSIMGAKSVGYNSGQRLPLNILSLILGEGTSSRLYQNIREKLGITYQINSFINFYKDASSFGIYFSTNTGNFDKAMKNIEKELNKFREREIDPRELKRAKEYLKGSILLTLESTSNRMIRMANLLLNHGRIIPVEEVIQKIDAVTAEEIKVLADDLLRFENFTKVFIKPQTKLITTAA